The following coding sequences are from one Sporomusaceae bacterium window:
- a CDS encoding bacteriohemerythrin, translating into MIKWSEEYRLGLKDIDEQHRNLFAVANKAYDLLKNELRTDKYDQIMEILDELRDYTVTHFSQEEQYMASINYPKLLSHNVQHSDFIEKISNVDLNSVDANQEEYLSELLEFFADWLVSHILKTDRMYVGG; encoded by the coding sequence ATGATTAAATGGTCGGAAGAGTATCGCCTGGGGCTAAAAGACATCGATGAGCAGCACCGGAATTTATTCGCTGTCGCCAATAAAGCGTACGATCTTTTGAAAAATGAACTGCGGACAGACAAGTATGATCAAATTATGGAGATATTGGACGAGTTAAGGGATTATACGGTTACGCACTTCAGCCAGGAAGAGCAATATATGGCCAGTATTAATTACCCTAAGCTGCTGTCTCATAATGTTCAGCATAGCGATTTCATCGAAAAGATCAGTAACGTCGATCTGAATTCGGTCGACGCCAATCAAGAAGAGTATTTGTCCGAGTTGTTGGAGTTCTTTGCCGACTGGCTCGTGAGCCATATTTTGAAAACCGACCGTATGTATGTCGGCGGATAG
- a CDS encoding 2-dehydropantoate 2-reductase: MKIVIVGAGAMGCLYGSYLSRGWENVCLLDSWQDHVVKINTAGLSLIAAGEEFKSNPRAVTNASEVPPADLIIICVKSHQTTEAAIQAELFVKPDTTILTLQNGLGNTEILADHFGAERILVGTTLMGAAVLEPGLVFRSGVRETHIASWTNTSDPRVAAIAKIFSKCGLPVVVEKNCASLLWSKLSIHAGLNAITALTRTSNKLFLQRPEAIRLSRLVVAEVAAVATAADIPLLYPNCAQAMLAYAEAMKDYQSPMLQDVLHRRKTEIDAINGAVVAEGKRQGVPTPVNEALTLAMKTVEAIY, translated from the coding sequence ATGAAAATCGTCATTGTCGGCGCCGGTGCCATGGGATGCCTATACGGGAGTTATCTGTCCCGGGGCTGGGAAAATGTCTGTCTCCTCGATTCTTGGCAGGATCATGTGGTCAAGATCAATACCGCCGGTCTCTCCCTTATTGCCGCGGGCGAGGAGTTTAAGTCCAATCCGCGGGCCGTAACCAACGCCAGCGAAGTTCCCCCGGCTGACCTAATTATCATATGCGTCAAGTCTCATCAGACCACCGAAGCCGCCATCCAGGCCGAACTGTTCGTTAAGCCAGACACCACTATCCTTACTCTGCAAAATGGGCTTGGCAACACCGAGATTCTCGCCGACCACTTCGGTGCCGAAAGGATACTGGTGGGCACAACCCTTATGGGCGCCGCCGTTCTGGAACCCGGCCTTGTTTTTCGCAGTGGCGTAAGAGAAACCCATATCGCTTCCTGGACGAACACCAGTGACCCGCGAGTAGCCGCGATCGCCAAAATATTCTCCAAATGCGGCCTGCCGGTGGTCGTCGAAAAAAACTGTGCCTCGCTTTTATGGAGTAAGCTTTCCATTCATGCCGGCCTTAACGCAATTACCGCCCTAACCCGCACGTCCAACAAACTTTTTTTGCAGCGGCCCGAAGCTATACGCCTGTCCAGGCTTGTCGTCGCTGAAGTCGCCGCTGTGGCCACCGCCGCAGATATACCTCTCCTCTACCCCAACTGCGCCCAGGCGATGCTGGCGTACGCCGAAGCGATGAAAGACTATCAGTCTCCTATGCTTCAGGACGTGTTGCACCGGCGGAAAACCGAAATCGATGCCATTAACGGCGCAGTCGTAGCCGAGGGAAAACGCCAGGGTGTTCCCACTCCGGTCAACGAAGCCCTAACCCTGGCGATGAAAACTGTCGAAGCGATATACTAG